One uncultured Carboxylicivirga sp. genomic window, CTCTATATGAGTGAGTAATTTCTTCAAAACATCGTCTAGGTCGAATTCTGTCAAGCTGATGTTTTTTAGCGAAACCGGATTAGGGGCATCTGAGATAAACTCAGTTTGATTAACATTCAATCCAATGCCAATGATACAATAATCGAGGCGGGATCCAAGAATAGAGTTCTCGATTAAGATACCGGCCAGTTTTTTATCACCAATATAAATATCGTTAGGCCATTTTATGGTAACTCCACATAAAAATTCTCGGATCGTATCAATTAATCCTAATGACACTATCTTAGAAATATAAAATTGCTTGTGTGGTTCCAAAAAATGAGGTCGGAGCAACAGACTGAAAGTAAGGTTCTTGTTTTTCTCGCTTTCCCATGAATTTCCTGCTTGTCCCCGTCCGGCAAACTGATGATCAGTGATGATCAAAGTCCCTTCTTCCGGTTTTTGTTGAGAAAACAATTGTTTCATTTCTTCATTGGTCGATCTTAACTCAGCATGTTTTATGTAGTTAATTTTAAAAATGTGTGCCATCCTTTCAGTGTTAGTGTAAAATTGTCAGTTAAATACTGCTAACTTAATCGAAAGGTAAAAATACATCAATTATATCTATCTAAAAGTGCTATCTTTGACAGAATCATTTTGTACGATGTGTGCTAACAAGCTACCAGGCATCGGCTTATGAAGAATTAATCTAAAATATCCAGAGAAAAAATTTAAAGAAAAAAGAAGCAGATAAGGAATGAAGGAAGAAAATATGACTGCCAAACAATTAGTGGACACCATTGTTGAAGGAATACAAGAAAAGAAAGGCACAAATATTGCGATACTCGACCTTACTGAGTTGGATAATACCATTTGTCAGTATTTTGTAATTTGTGATGGCGACAGTAATACTCATGTTGATGCTGTAGCAAATTCGGTGGAAGATTATGTACGTAAACATGCAGAAGAGAAACCGAATCATACAGAAGGATTTACAAATGCAGAGTGGATTCTTCTCGATTATTTTGACGTTGTTGTACATGTATTTCAACGATCACAAAGGGAGTTCTATAATTTGGAAGGTCTATGGGCCGATGCAGAACGCACGGACATAGAAAATTTTTTTTAAAAATTAGATGCATTAACATATGGCAAACGAAAAACCAAAAGGTCAAGGGAACGATAAAGAGAAATCAAAGTTGCCAAAGTTCAATATGTATTGGGCTTATGGATTGATTGCTGTTGCCTTGTTGCTGGTGAGTCGAATGGACTTTGGCCAGGG contains:
- a CDS encoding biotin--[acetyl-CoA-carboxylase] ligase is translated as MAHIFKINYIKHAELRSTNEEMKQLFSQQKPEEGTLIITDHQFAGRGQAGNSWESEKNKNLTFSLLLRPHFLEPHKQFYISKIVSLGLIDTIREFLCGVTIKWPNDIYIGDKKLAGILIENSILGSRLDYCIIGIGLNVNQTEFISDAPNPVSLKNISLTEFDLDDVLKKLLTHIEHRYIQLQEGMEEEIDREYFSLLYRNIGKHPFKDANGAFRASIKSVSEMGLLTLKDEQGNIREYAFKEVEFVQESTSGQMYGRC
- the rsfS gene encoding ribosome silencing factor: MKEENMTAKQLVDTIVEGIQEKKGTNIAILDLTELDNTICQYFVICDGDSNTHVDAVANSVEDYVRKHAEEKPNHTEGFTNAEWILLDYFDVVVHVFQRSQREFYNLEGLWADAERTDIENFF